AACTTACAAAATCACTTGAAAAATTCAAAATATGTTATGATAGATAAAGAGAGGTTCATGAGGGTTATATTAAATATAATTGATAACTCCAGAAAATACATGGATAAAGAAGAAGGAAAAATAATTATATTTCTCAGAGAAACTGCTTCAAGTATAATAATTGAGATAAAAGATAATGGATGTGGCATTAATGAAAATGATGTAAATAAAATATTTAATAAATTCTATAGAGGAGATTCTTCAAGAAGCAATGCTTCAGGAAGTGGTTTAGGTCTTGCAATATCAAAACAAATTGTAGAAGGCCATAATGGTAAGATATGGGCTGTATCTAATGAACTCAAAGGAACAAGTATACTAATATCTATTGGAAAAGTTAGTTAAGAGATTTATATCAGGACAATCTTTCCTTTAATCAATATAAAAAACAAATTAAATATATAATACCAAATATATGAAAGAGGTTATTTATGAGAAAGATTTTAATAATTGAAGATGATTTAAGTATAGCAGAACTTCAAAAGGATTATCTTGAATTAGAAGGATTCGAAGTTACCATATGTACAGAAGGAGTAAAAGGACTAAATACGTTAAATAATAATAAATTTGATTTATTGATTCTAGATATAATGCTTCCTAAAATTAATGGTTATAGTATTTTGCGTAGTATACAAGATAAGAAGGACATTCCTGTACTTTTAGTTTCTGCTAAAAAAGAGGAAATTGATAAAATTAAGGGATTCACTTTAGGAGCAGATGATTATATTACAAAGCCTTTTAGTCCTGGTGAACTAGTGGCAAGGGTTAAATCACATATTCAAAATTATGAAAGAATAAAAAGTAAATTTAATTTAAAGCATAATAAATTAATAATAAGAGGACTAGAAATACTAAAGGATTCCAGACAGGTTTTTGTAAATGGCAAGGAAATTACTTTGGCCCAAAAAGAGTTTGATATTTTACTTTATATGGCGGAAAATCCCAACAGAGTATTCAATAGAGAAGAACTTTTTGAAAAAATATGGGGTCTTGGCTCTATGGGAGATAATGCCACAGTTACAGTACATATAAGAAGGATACGTGAAAAGATAGAACCTTATCCGTCTAAGCCTCAATACATAGAAACAGTGTGGGGGGCAGGTTACAGGCTTAGAGTTTAATATAAATCAAACATATTAAATATTTTTGAGAGTGGGTGTATTAAACTGACTTATTATGTATTAACAAGTGTATTCATACTATTATTTGGAGCTTTGAATTATTATATAGGACTTTTGGGGTGGCATCTCCTTAGTATGAATATATCTTTTTTCAATCAAAATATCTATTGGATATTTTTTTCTATTATAGTTATATGTGTAATTATTGGGATTACTGCAAATAAGTTTCTACCCTATTTTCTCCGAAGCAGTTTTTATGTTCTGGGTTACTATTGGCTGGCCGCTTTATCTTACTTTATAATATTCATTATAATCTTTAATATTATTGTTTTTTTAAATAAGATCATACATTTTTCTAAAAATCTAATTAGTGCTAACTTTGTTTTCAGTAATTTATTTATAATATGTGTTGTTATAGTAACAATAACTTTACTTATATATGGCACATTTAATGCTAAAAAGCTTAAAATAAAAACATATAATGTAAATATACCTAAAAATGAAACTATTTTGAAAGAACTTAATATAGTTATGATATCTGATATACATATTAGTAACATAGATGACAAAAGACAGAACAAAATAATCAATGTTATAAACAATTTAAATCCAGATATTGTTTTTATTGTAGGAGATATACTGGATGATATAATACCTTTTGTGGAATATAAAATGATGGATGATTTTCATAAAATCAACAGTAAATATGGTGTATATGCCTGCTTGGGAAACCACGACTACTTAAATGGAGATTTATCATATATGATAGATAAACTTAATGAGTCAAAGATTAATGTACTTAGAGATAGTGTGGTAGAGATAGCACACAGCTTTTATATCATTGGACGTGAAGATAAGTCTTATGAAATGATAAGTAAACAAAAACGAATAAAATTATCAAACATTGTGGAAAGGATAAACAGTAAATTACCAATAATTATGTTAGATCATCAACCAATAGATATTCCTGAAGCAGAGGATGCTGGAATCGATTTACAGTTATCTGGTCACACTCACAAGGGACAATTTTTCCCTTTTAATTTTATAACAAATAAGCTTTTTAAAGTTCATTATGGATATCTGAGAACGGGAAGATTACAGGTTGTAGTATCCTGTGGTGCTGGCACATGGGGACCTCCTATACGAATAGGTTCAACCTCTGAGGTAGTAAATATTATTGTGAAATTTCAAAAGTAGATATTTTAATTAACCTATTAGTATTTATTCAGGACTTAAATTCGCTGATATTTTACACTAAAGCTCCTTGAAAGAGAAATATACACTGCTTTGTATCCTTGGATAAATTTTAGGTTCACTTGATTAAAATAGTATTTATATAGTCAAAAACAGAACGCGAAACACCATTATAATTAGGAAATAAGGTTGCACCTGAAATACCATATAATTTACATAGCTTCAGTATCTCCACAGAATATTTAACAGGAAGCGTTATTTTCCACAAAGGTGTATCTGGTGTATTTTCAAACTCATTTTCTAGAAATTTGGGAGAAAATATATCCCCCATTTTACCCGGTTGTTTTAGAAAGGTAAATAGACCAGACTGAGCAGCAAGATTGTTGCTAGTTGAACCTGGAACTTTAATTAATTTAATATTCTTGTATAACTTAATCTTTTCTATATCTAAAGCCCATACTGCTAATTTTTTATCATTATTTTCCTCATAATGTTTCAAGGCTGATGAAGCAGCAAAATATGCAGCTATATATGAACGTTTTGACCAGTCAATAAGACTGGTTGGTACTCCACAATGCTGTGCTAATGCCATTAATTCTAATAATTCCTCACTGGGCCAATTTGATGGATCAATAAAAGATTTATCATTGCCATCTCCTACTTTAAAATCTAGATACCTTTTTCGAAATTCCAGAGAATCATTTATAATACTGATTCCTATAGAATCACACTGATCCACAAAATAATTTAATATCATAAGTTCATTATGTACTTGCTCTTCACATTTTATGTGGATTTTATGATTGATTTTTTTATTAATTCTCAATATACTAGGAACTAAAGGCCATGTATCATCTCTTTGACCTCTGTAAATAAATCTTCCTCTTTTATTTCCTAAAGGCCTCTCAGGACATAGCTCCTTCCAAAATTCATCAATATTATCACATTCTTTTAAAAGATATCTTTTATATTGATTTATAGACATATATACGCATCTCACTCCGTTGATTTACACAAGTATTTAAGAAAATGTCCATACTTTATTCATTATGTAATTAAACATACCTGTAGAAATGGTTGATATTAACTGTGAAAGCACGCTATCTAAGCCAATATTATTTACTAGTGTAAATAATATTATAGAATTAAACAAGAGAGAAATTATATTCACAATAATAAATTTACTAAATAATATGACAATCTTCTTATTAGACTTAAATACCCAAATTTTATCCAGTATAAATCCATTTATAATTCCAAGAAAATACGCTATAACATTTGATATCATATAATTAACACCAATTTGTATGAGAATATTATAAATAAGTAATGTTATTAATGTATTTATTGTTCCTGAAATGGCATATTTTATAAATTTTTCTTTTTTTAATAATAACTCCAATATCATAGCTATCTCCATAGTTTATAATATTATTATAAAAATATTATATGAACCTTAATAATTACTTAAAATTAAATGTTTAATATAACTATAATATTATAATTAAATATAAAAAATAGGAACCACTAAAATAAGTTTTATTATCTTAGGCTTTCCTATTTTTTTGAAAATATTCCTGTGAATTTAAATGTCTTAAAAATTTATATTTTTATTAGGAGGTAGTTTTATTATATTGATTTTATATCTTATGTTTTGTTATTATATTATTTATCTTTAAAAATATGAAATATTATTAATGCCGTATATATTAAACGTTTTTATATTTATAATAAATATTATTGAATAATATACATTAAATATAAAGCTGCAACTACAACTAATATAATGCCTATGGTACTTAAAAATTTTTTCATAAAAATTCCCCCTTAAAATATGCATTTTATTATATTTCAATGTAACATTAATTACTTATGGTTACAGATAATAAACTAGTTTTGTACATAAAAAGCAATTCTACCTCCTAAAATATTCAATGAATTCAATGTAAAAAGGGCATAAAAGACAATTAATATCCATATCAAAGTGTATAGTGTAATATATCTATAATTTATAATTACGTGTAAAAATACAAAATAATTACTTTAATAATGCAGACTTAAAATCCAAACTATAAAAATTTTAAATAAATAGTTCATAGTTATAAATATAAAAGATTGTTGTACTTGAAATCCTCTTATTTCTAATGTAGCATAAAATATGTATGGTGATAAGTCGATTATTTTAATTAATTTAATCTGTTTTTACGATTGGATGTGATTTAATGGATATTAAACAACTTCAGACATTTATTACTGTTGCTAAATTGTTAAATTTCAGAGAAGCTGGAGAAGAACTTAATTACTCTCAATCCTCTGTTTCTGATCATATACGTAGTTTAGAAAAAGAACTTGGTACAAAACTTTTTGAACGTCTTGGAAGAAAAGTGTTTCTAAATGAAAATGGGAAAAAGTTAATTTCCTTAGCCGAAAAAATCATTCAAGATGAAAAGGAAATTCAAGGGCTATTTAACAAAAATGAAAAAATTTCTGGATTACTTAGAATAGGAGCTGCTGAAACCCTTTCCGTTTTCTGGCTTCCTCCTATACTCAAAGAATATCGTATTATATATCCAGATGTTAAAGTAACACTTAGGATGGACGATTGTGTTGAATTTCCTAAAATGTTATCTCATAATATGATTGATGTGGCTTTTAGTCTTCATGATCAATCACAGCATGAATATATTTCTCAAATTAATATTTTAAAGGATTCTACAGTTTTTGTTGCAGCACCTGATCATCCCCTTGTTAATTTAAATAGAATAAAGATACATGAACTTGAGAATCAGTCTTTTATTCTTCCAGAAGCTGAATGCTGCTATCGTGTGGAATTAGAAGAATTATTAAAAGAAAATGGCATAAAAATAGATACCATTATGGAACTTAGTAGTTTGGAGGCTATAAAACAATGTGTAAAAATAGGACTTGGAATTTCTCTGTTACCTAAAATTGCAGTTCAACGGGAAATTAATAAAGGTGAACTTGCCATTTTGACTATAGAAAATTGTGATATTTCCATATGTGCTAAAATGATATATCATAAACAAAAGTGGATATCTCCTCCTTTAAATGCTTTAAAAAATATGATATGTACAAATAATAAAGAGGAGGAACATAAAATATCATAACTTAAATAATAAAATAGACCCTACTTTATATTTTTAGTTATTCATCATTTATGACAGAAATAAAAAATAAGCATCTGGAATTAAATCAAATGCTTATTTTTTTCTCTAAGTTTTTACCTTAGGACAAGTACTATTATATATGTAAAATAATAGTAAATCAAGTACTAAATAGTAATTCCTTATTATAAGAAAATAATTAGAGTAAAAAGAATATATGATGAGATATCTTACAGTTATTAGATAAATTAGCATTTTACACTTCTTTTATTCCTAAATTATTTATATATAATTCATATTTATGTAATAATTATTATTTATTGTTAATATATAAATATACTTTAGATTCATTGGATAAAAAAATAAAAAATTGTAAGTAAAAATTAAATCTAATTTTATGCTTACAATTTTCTTAAATTAAGGCACAAGATAAATGGCCTATCTATTTTCTAAAGAAATATAATTCCTTCTTCTAGAAACACATTTAAAAGCAGGTCTGACAATTTTACCATTGTTCACGATTTCTTCAATACGATGTGCACTCCAACCTACTATTCTTGAAATAGCAAAAATAGGTGTATACATTTCAATTGGTATATCAAGCATTCTATATACAAAACCGGAATAAAAATCAACATTTGCACTGACATCTTTATTGACTTTTGATAGGTTCTTCATTAGTTTAGATGCAAGTTTTTCCACTTTTGCATAAAGATTATATTCATCTTCTAAGCCTTTTTCTTTAGCAAGCTTTTTTA
This window of the Clostridium kluyveri DSM 555 genome carries:
- a CDS encoding response regulator transcription factor translates to MRKILIIEDDLSIAELQKDYLELEGFEVTICTEGVKGLNTLNNNKFDLLILDIMLPKINGYSILRSIQDKKDIPVLLVSAKKEEIDKIKGFTLGADDYITKPFSPGELVARVKSHIQNYERIKSKFNLKHNKLIIRGLEILKDSRQVFVNGKEITLAQKEFDILLYMAENPNRVFNREELFEKIWGLGSMGDNATVTVHIRRIREKIEPYPSKPQYIETVWGAGYRLRV
- a CDS encoding metallophosphoesterase, whose product is MNISFFNQNIYWIFFSIIVICVIIGITANKFLPYFLRSSFYVLGYYWLAALSYFIIFIIIFNIIVFLNKIIHFSKNLISANFVFSNLFIICVVIVTITLLIYGTFNAKKLKIKTYNVNIPKNETILKELNIVMISDIHISNIDDKRQNKIINVINNLNPDIVFIVGDILDDIIPFVEYKMMDDFHKINSKYGVYACLGNHDYLNGDLSYMIDKLNESKINVLRDSVVEIAHSFYIIGREDKSYEMISKQKRIKLSNIVERINSKLPIIMLDHQPIDIPEAEDAGIDLQLSGHTHKGQFFPFNFITNKLFKVHYGYLRTGRLQVVVSCGAGTWGPPIRIGSTSEVVNIIVKFQK
- a CDS encoding FRG domain-containing protein, which produces MSINQYKRYLLKECDNIDEFWKELCPERPLGNKRGRFIYRGQRDDTWPLVPSILRINKKINHKIHIKCEEQVHNELMILNYFVDQCDSIGISIINDSLEFRKRYLDFKVGDGNDKSFIDPSNWPSEELLELMALAQHCGVPTSLIDWSKRSYIAAYFAASSALKHYEENNDKKLAVWALDIEKIKLYKNIKLIKVPGSTSNNLAAQSGLFTFLKQPGKMGDIFSPKFLENEFENTPDTPLWKITLPVKYSVEILKLCKLYGISGATLFPNYNGVSRSVFDYINTILIK
- a CDS encoding GtrA family protein is translated as MEIAMILELLLKKEKFIKYAISGTINTLITLLIYNILIQIGVNYMISNVIAYFLGIINGFILDKIWVFKSNKKIVILFSKFIIVNIISLLFNSIILFTLVNNIGLDSVLSQLISTISTGMFNYIMNKVWTFS
- a CDS encoding LysR family transcriptional regulator — encoded protein: MDIKQLQTFITVAKLLNFREAGEELNYSQSSVSDHIRSLEKELGTKLFERLGRKVFLNENGKKLISLAEKIIQDEKEIQGLFNKNEKISGLLRIGAAETLSVFWLPPILKEYRIIYPDVKVTLRMDDCVEFPKMLSHNMIDVAFSLHDQSQHEYISQINILKDSTVFVAAPDHPLVNLNRIKIHELENQSFILPEAECCYRVELEELLKENGIKIDTIMELSSLEAIKQCVKIGLGISLLPKIAVQREINKGELAILTIENCDISICAKMIYHKQKWISPPLNALKNMICTNNKEEEHKIS